A section of the Alphaproteobacteria bacterium genome encodes:
- a CDS encoding TraU family protein, producing NCYPMGHTEVFWQGGKEFPYKGSDFGYLVWRKRDCCLG from the coding sequence AATTGCTATCCCATGGGCCACACAGAAGTTTTTTGGCAAGGAGGCAAGGAATTTCCGTACAAAGGGTCGGATTTTGGGTACTTGGTTTGGCGCAAAAGAGACTGCTGTTTGGGTTAG